GCCCTTCCAGCGCCTGAAGGTGCGGTTGCGCTCTGAGATTATTACCCTAGGTCAGCCTATAGCTAATCCACATCACTATGCTGGCACCTACATTGATCCCAGCGATTGGAATAGGCTGATTAGCGACCCATCTGTCACTGTGTTGGATGTTCGTAATCGATACGAAGTAGACTGCGGCACCTTTAACCGGGCCATCAATCCTGAAATCGATTCATTTGCAGAGTTCCCCAATTTTGTGCACCATAACCTTGATCCCCAGGTTCATCGCAAGATTGCCATGTTCTGTACAGGCGGTATCCGTTGCGAAAAAGCCAGTGCTTACATGCTGTCTCAAGGATTTGAGCAAGTCTATCAACTCAAGGGTGGCATTCTCAAATATTTGGAGACGATTCCTGCCCATG
The nucleotide sequence above comes from Cyanobacteriota bacterium. Encoded proteins:
- a CDS encoding rhodanese-like domain-containing protein, producing the protein AGSRVGVEALLARLRSDSRLATLEANLSFVNWMPFQRLKVRLRSEIITLGQPIANPHHYAGTYIDPSDWNRLISDPSVTVLDVRNRYEVDCGTFNRAINPEIDSFAEFPNFVHHNLDPQVHRKIAMFCTGGIRCEKASAYMLSQGFEQVYQLKGGILKYLETIPAHESQWHGDCFVFDDRVTLNHNLQPSHHP